A genomic stretch from Leptotrichia sp. HSP-536 includes:
- a CDS encoding IMPACT family protein encodes MKTVKKETIIEFEEKKSKFIGYIKPVSTVIEAEKFIDSIKKMHPNATHNVPLYRVVENGQEYFKYNDDGEPSNTAGKPMAEILNILDVYNVAVVATRYFGGIKLGAGGLIRNYAKTAKLVVNEAEIVEYVEKSIFILDYDYEYTSEIETFLSANMGKFGIEILEKNYSNRVTMKISANDEIENELSGLQKIIVIKM; translated from the coding sequence TTGAAAACTGTAAAAAAAGAAACAATAATTGAATTTGAAGAAAAAAAATCGAAATTTATCGGATATATTAAGCCAGTTTCAACAGTAATTGAAGCTGAAAAGTTTATTGATTCAATAAAAAAAATGCACCCAAATGCAACTCACAACGTTCCACTTTACAGAGTGGTAGAAAATGGGCAAGAGTATTTTAAGTATAATGACGACGGAGAACCGAGCAATACAGCGGGAAAACCGATGGCGGAAATACTTAATATTCTGGATGTGTATAACGTGGCAGTAGTTGCTACAAGATATTTTGGTGGAATAAAACTGGGAGCAGGTGGACTTATAAGAAATTACGCTAAAACAGCAAAGTTAGTTGTTAATGAAGCGGAGATTGTAGAATATGTGGAAAAATCAATTTTTATTTTAGACTATGACTACGAATACACTTCAGAGATAGAAACATTTTTAAGTGCAAATATGGGGAAATTTGGTATAGAAATATTGGAAAAAAATTATTCAAACAGAGTTACTATGAAAATATCGGCAAATGATGAAATTGAAAATGAATTAAGTGGATTACAGAAAATAATAGTAATAAAAATGTAA
- a CDS encoding YbaB/EbfC family nucleoid-associated protein → MVRKIKGAGNKSGGNQQDIIKQAQVMQQEMLKIQEGLKDKFVETSVAGGGITVKANGQKKIVDLSISLDVLKDAIEENDATIVSDLIVNAVNEILDKAEEMAEKEMEVVTGGVSIPGLF, encoded by the coding sequence ATGGTTAGAAAAATAAAAGGAGCAGGAAACAAATCTGGTGGAAATCAACAAGATATAATCAAACAAGCTCAAGTAATGCAACAAGAAATGCTAAAAATCCAAGAAGGATTAAAAGATAAATTTGTAGAAACATCTGTTGCTGGTGGAGGAATTACTGTAAAAGCAAACGGACAGAAAAAAATTGTAGATTTATCAATTTCATTAGATGTATTAAAAGATGCAATTGAAGAAAATGATGCAACAATAGTTTCTGACTTGATTGTAAATGCAGTAAATGAAATCTTGGATAAAGCTGAAGAAATGGCTGAAAAGGAAATGGAAGTAGTTACTGGTGGAGTAAGTATTCCAGGATTATTTTAA
- a CDS encoding site-2 protease family protein, with protein sequence MKKLKDYYDRFKSLNPQYSGIKLGIIVAVIIYFVAKIFFVVEISSSMIISLAVFVVSMTFHEVAHGYVAYKFGDDTAKRAGRITLNPLKHLDLTGIILPILILLSGFKFLVGWAKPVPVNFDNLNPPRRGLFCVAIAGIVVNFIISAISLVLLKVMGQYLDAENIFMTIFLYAYLINLLLGLFNLIPITPLDGGRIIYSFSGKKVMEFYNKIEKYGILIIFAIVYLGSTVLAQGFLTIADFFLKLAGINIALTF encoded by the coding sequence GTGAAAAAATTAAAAGACTATTATGACAGGTTTAAGAGTTTGAATCCGCAGTATTCGGGAATAAAATTGGGGATTATTGTTGCAGTTATTATTTATTTTGTTGCAAAAATTTTTTTTGTTGTGGAAATTTCAAGCAGTATGATAATTTCACTTGCTGTGTTTGTGGTGTCAATGACATTTCACGAGGTGGCACATGGATATGTAGCCTATAAATTCGGCGATGATACTGCAAAAAGGGCAGGAAGGATTACATTAAATCCTTTGAAGCATTTGGATTTGACAGGAATAATTCTGCCGATTTTAATACTTTTAAGCGGCTTTAAATTTTTAGTAGGATGGGCAAAGCCTGTTCCAGTGAATTTTGATAATTTGAATCCTCCAAGACGTGGGCTGTTTTGCGTTGCGATTGCAGGAATAGTTGTAAATTTTATTATTTCTGCAATTTCACTTGTTTTGTTAAAAGTTATGGGGCAATATTTAGATGCTGAAAATATATTTATGACAATTTTTTTATATGCTTATTTAATAAATTTGTTGTTAGGATTATTTAATCTGATACCAATAACGCCGTTGGATGGAGGAAGGATAATTTATTCTTTTTCTGGAAAAAAAGTTATGGAATTTTATAATAAAATTGAAAAGTATGGAATCTTAATTATATTTGCGATTGTTTATCTGGGAAGTACGGTTTTGGCACAGGGATTTTTGACAATTGCAGATTTTTTTCTTAAATTGGCTGGAATAAATATCGCTCTAACTTTCTAA
- a CDS encoding MFS transporter: protein MKKNINRMIILMFLCIIVYNLGHPATPALIELRGWKKSISGELLAFMSTAMFISSPYLGALADRIGMKRIFVFMPFCYGMSQLIFGFGTNLPLIFLARMISGFASGGTYAVAFGYVSQLSDKNEKAKNIAKVSSATVIGGAIGQKIGGFAATAMNDPRFSFALQFIGGSIVSIIILLIMKEIVKKDSNLGEEKSKKDLNPFATFRYIKELDGYSKFFCLIILLSGIGIYSYGSALNYFFKFYEKVSSDTIGTFVMCSSLLAFFGTAFLLGKLLKKFKEKSIYKFLIFAGIILMSVILFRVKFGVTPYILMAVYTMTYEIVRSLGNTIIAQRYKENQGKILGVASAVGSLGTAIGSLLSGHLLNFNPFFPFVVNIIVMSFVLILILVKKL, encoded by the coding sequence ATGAAAAAAAATATAAATAGGATGATAATATTGATGTTTTTGTGCATTATTGTTTATAATTTAGGGCATCCTGCGACGCCTGCACTAATTGAATTGAGAGGATGGAAGAAAAGTATTTCGGGAGAATTGCTGGCGTTTATGAGTACGGCGATGTTTATTTCTTCGCCTTATTTGGGGGCTTTAGCAGACAGGATTGGAATGAAGAGGATATTTGTGTTTATGCCATTTTGTTATGGGATGTCGCAGCTTATATTTGGATTTGGGACTAATTTGCCACTTATATTTTTGGCAAGGATGATTTCGGGATTTGCTTCGGGAGGGACGTATGCTGTTGCGTTTGGATATGTGAGTCAGCTTTCGGATAAAAATGAGAAGGCAAAAAATATTGCTAAAGTAAGTTCTGCGACTGTAATTGGTGGAGCAATTGGACAAAAGATCGGTGGATTTGCTGCAACTGCTATGAATGATCCACGATTTTCCTTTGCATTACAGTTTATTGGCGGGAGTATTGTTTCGATAATTATTTTGCTGATTATGAAGGAAATTGTGAAAAAAGATAGTAACTTAGGGGAAGAAAAAAGTAAAAAGGATTTGAATCCATTTGCAACATTTAGATATATTAAGGAACTTGACGGATATTCCAAGTTTTTTTGTCTTATAATTTTACTTTCAGGAATAGGAATTTATTCTTATGGAAGTGCTTTAAACTATTTTTTCAAATTTTATGAAAAAGTGTCTTCTGATACGATTGGAACATTTGTTATGTGTTCGTCGTTGCTTGCTTTTTTTGGAACTGCATTTTTATTGGGGAAATTATTAAAAAAATTTAAAGAAAAAAGTATTTATAAATTTTTGATTTTTGCTGGAATAATACTAATGTCAGTGATTTTGTTCAGAGTTAAGTTTGGTGTAACTCCGTATATTCTTATGGCTGTTTATACGATGACTTACGAAATTGTGCGTTCGCTCGGAAATACAATTATTGCTCAAAGATATAAGGAAAATCAGGGAAAAATACTGGGAGTGGCATCTGCGGTAGGTTCGCTTGGAACTGCGATTGGTTCACTGCTTTCTGGACATTTATTGAATTTTAATCCATTTTTTCCATTTGTTGTGAATATTATTGTAATGTCTTTTGTGCTAATTTTAATTTTAGTAAAAAAATTGTAA
- the phnC gene encoding phosphonate ABC transporter ATP-binding protein → MLLSIKNVSKKYNNGTEALKNVSFDVEKGEFISIIGSSGSGKSTLLRSINKMTDISEGSILFENQNIEKLKKKEINLVRREIGMIFQNYNLVERLTVIENVLHGRLGYKSVIAGILGIYSEEEKKEAFAFLEKVNMAKYAYQKCSELSGGQKQRVGIARAIMQKPKLLLCDEPIASLDPKTAENIMDYLRKIVSELKITCIVNLHQVDIAKKYSDRIIALNKGEKVFDDKTENLTNDVIEFVYKNEENE, encoded by the coding sequence ATGTTATTAAGTATAAAAAATGTTTCCAAAAAATATAATAATGGAACTGAAGCATTGAAAAATGTTTCGTTTGATGTGGAAAAGGGAGAATTTATATCGATTATTGGATCGTCTGGTTCGGGAAAATCGACATTGCTTAGAAGCATTAATAAAATGACTGATATTTCAGAAGGTTCAATTCTTTTTGAAAATCAGAATATTGAAAAATTGAAGAAAAAGGAAATTAATCTTGTAAGGCGGGAAATTGGAATGATTTTTCAAAACTATAATCTTGTGGAAAGGCTTACTGTCATTGAAAATGTTTTGCATGGACGCCTTGGTTATAAATCAGTAATTGCTGGAATACTTGGAATTTATTCGGAAGAAGAAAAAAAAGAGGCATTTGCTTTTCTGGAAAAAGTCAATATGGCTAAATATGCCTACCAGAAATGTAGTGAACTGTCAGGCGGACAAAAACAGCGGGTTGGAATTGCAAGGGCAATTATGCAGAAACCAAAACTGCTTTTGTGTGATGAGCCGATTGCTTCACTTGATCCAAAAACTGCTGAAAATATAATGGATTATTTAAGAAAAATTGTTTCTGAACTGAAAATTACCTGTATTGTGAATCTTCATCAGGTAGATATTGCAAAAAAATATTCTGACAGAATTATTGCATTGAATAAAGGGGAAAAAGTCTTTGATGATAAGACAGAAAATCTTACTAACGATGTGATTGAATTTGTTTATAAAAATGAAGAAAATGAATAA
- a CDS encoding glycosyltransferase family 9 protein, with amino-acid sequence MKILIIRFSSFGDVVLTTPVIRAIKEKYPEAVIDFIVYNTFSEAISLNPEIRNLVIFDKKKSKDRNYIKDIINKLKTENYDYVIDLHSKFLSRIIGKSLENKNTQYCRYKKRKWWKTILVKAKLITYNADCTIVESYFTALKKLGISFSDKNIKNGLGDNLEFYIDRKMEEEFLKKYNLKDGSYFVLAPGASKFTKKWPYYHELAKKILENESKFVKNHEKLRIFVIGGKEDVNVVKADGDGQVIDLCGKISFKESGILLKYSKIAVVNDSGPFHIARAVKAKTFVFFGPTDSKLFSFEKSTFLLNNPNCPPHSLYGDDKFPKKYADCMTGISVETVFEKIAKEYDN; translated from the coding sequence ATGAAAATATTAATAATAAGATTTAGTTCATTTGGGGATGTGGTGCTTACAACTCCAGTGATAAGGGCAATTAAGGAGAAGTATCCAGAGGCTGTGATAGATTTTATAGTTTACAATACTTTTTCTGAGGCAATTTCATTGAATCCTGAAATTAGAAATTTGGTAATTTTTGATAAAAAAAAGAGCAAGGATAGAAATTATATAAAAGATATTATAAATAAGCTGAAAACAGAAAATTATGACTATGTTATTGATTTACATTCCAAATTTCTTTCCAGAATTATTGGAAAAAGCCTTGAAAACAAGAATACTCAGTATTGCCGATATAAAAAGAGAAAATGGTGGAAAACTATACTTGTAAAAGCGAAACTTATTACGTATAATGCAGATTGTACGATTGTTGAGAGCTATTTTACGGCATTGAAAAAACTGGGAATAAGTTTTTCTGATAAAAATATAAAAAATGGACTTGGAGATAATCTGGAATTTTATATTGATAGAAAAATGGAAGAAGAATTTTTAAAAAAATATAATTTGAAAGATGGGAGTTATTTTGTGCTGGCTCCAGGAGCGTCTAAATTTACAAAAAAATGGCCTTATTATCATGAATTGGCAAAAAAAATTCTGGAAAATGAAAGTAAATTTGTAAAAAATCATGAAAAATTGAGAATTTTTGTGATTGGTGGAAAAGAAGATGTAAATGTTGTAAAAGCTGATGGAGATGGACAAGTTATTGATTTATGCGGGAAAATTTCCTTTAAGGAAAGTGGAATATTATTAAAATATTCAAAAATCGCTGTTGTAAATGATTCAGGCCCTTTTCACATAGCAAGAGCTGTAAAAGCCAAAACTTTTGTATTTTTTGGACCAACTGATTCAAAATTATTTTCTTTTGAAAAAAGTACATTTTTGCTGAATAATCCAAACTGTCCCCCACATTCACTTTATGGGGATGACAAATTTCCTAAGAAATATGCAGATTGCATGACTGGAATTTCGGTAGAAACTGTATTTGAAAAAATTGCAAAGGAATATGACAATTAA
- a CDS encoding peptidylprolyl isomerase, whose protein sequence is MKNKIKIGVLTVLCVFALSCKNNAGQSGKVLFESPDKQIKVYENEVNNELAKSLYSSGVDEKDLTSDQIAQMKQSIIKNIALNRALAIKGKEKKLDQDKKYTESTDILQEQLLASLATLNEVNDKAKVTDADAKNIYDANAANFTRQEDSVRLQLIVFNTSDSAKANQVLKEAIANPADFTSYARKYNANIQGVTENGETQEIPLTQLSSRFGPLNEAIKDVKAGQIVNKVVTVGNDLYVVKVLERNGKGLIPFEKVKETIKTQLRNQKRQVEQQKYLKSISDEFKLSNMDEALKNIK, encoded by the coding sequence ATGAAAAATAAAATTAAAATAGGTGTATTGACAGTACTATGCGTATTTGCATTATCTTGTAAAAATAATGCTGGACAAAGTGGAAAGGTGTTGTTTGAATCACCAGACAAGCAAATTAAAGTTTATGAAAACGAAGTTAATAATGAGTTGGCAAAAAGTCTTTATTCAAGTGGAGTAGATGAGAAAGACCTTACTTCTGATCAAATTGCACAGATGAAACAGTCTATTATTAAAAATATTGCTTTGAATAGGGCACTTGCAATTAAAGGAAAAGAAAAAAAATTGGATCAGGATAAAAAATATACTGAAAGTACAGATATTTTACAAGAACAATTATTGGCAAGTTTGGCTACGTTAAATGAAGTAAATGATAAAGCTAAAGTTACTGATGCAGATGCTAAAAATATTTATGATGCTAATGCAGCTAATTTTACACGACAAGAAGATTCTGTAAGATTACAGCTTATTGTATTTAATACTTCAGATTCTGCAAAGGCAAATCAAGTATTAAAGGAAGCTATTGCAAATCCAGCAGATTTTACTTCATATGCCCGTAAATATAATGCAAATATTCAAGGAGTTACTGAAAATGGTGAAACTCAGGAAATTCCATTAACTCAATTATCAAGTCGTTTTGGTCCTTTAAATGAAGCTATAAAGGATGTTAAGGCTGGACAAATTGTAAATAAAGTAGTTACTGTTGGAAATGATTTATATGTTGTAAAGGTTCTGGAAAGAAATGGTAAAGGATTAATTCCATTTGAAAAAGTTAAAGAAACTATAAAAACTCAATTGAGAAATCAAAAAAGACAAGTTGAACAACAAAAATATTTAAAATCCATATCTGACGAATTTAAATTATCTAATATGGATGAAGCATTAAAAAATATTAAATAG
- the tsaD gene encoding tRNA (adenosine(37)-N6)-threonylcarbamoyltransferase complex transferase subunit TsaD, producing the protein MKILAFETSCDETSVAVVEDGKKILSNIISTQINIHKEFGGVVPEIASRHHIENILPVFTEALEKSNCQLNDIDYIAVTNTPGLIGSLLVGLMFAKSLSYANNIPLLPVNHINGHIFSSFIDNDVKLPAISLVVSGGHTNLYYIYEENGKIITDLLGETLDDAVGETYDKIARILGLEYPGGPHIDKLSVNGEDVLKIKKPKVDGYNFSFSGIKTFITNYVNNQKMKGNPVSKEDIAKSLQEIIVNVLYDKILTAIKEKDVKTILVAGGVSANRRLREKFSEFKNIKTDQNEQIEVHFPKMEYCTDNAAMIGVAAYYDLKNNSQVEQRKQYDVDAISTKN; encoded by the coding sequence ATGAAAATACTTGCATTCGAAACATCCTGTGATGAAACTTCCGTTGCAGTTGTAGAAGATGGAAAAAAGATTTTAAGCAATATTATTTCCACTCAGATTAATATTCATAAGGAATTTGGAGGGGTAGTTCCTGAAATTGCTTCACGGCATCACATTGAGAATATTTTACCAGTATTTACTGAAGCTCTGGAAAAATCAAATTGTCAATTAAATGATATTGATTACATCGCTGTAACAAATACTCCTGGACTTATTGGTTCCCTGCTTGTAGGTTTGATGTTTGCAAAATCCTTGAGTTATGCCAACAACATTCCACTACTTCCAGTAAATCACATTAATGGACATATTTTCTCAAGTTTCATTGATAACGATGTAAAATTACCCGCAATATCGCTAGTTGTGTCAGGCGGACATACAAACTTGTATTATATTTATGAAGAGAATGGGAAAATAATTACTGATTTACTCGGTGAAACATTGGATGATGCCGTTGGAGAAACTTATGACAAAATTGCAAGAATATTGGGATTAGAATATCCAGGAGGACCGCATATAGATAAATTGTCAGTAAACGGAGAAGATGTTTTAAAAATAAAAAAACCAAAAGTTGACGGCTATAATTTCAGTTTTAGTGGAATAAAGACTTTTATAACTAACTATGTAAATAACCAAAAGATGAAAGGCAATCCTGTTTCAAAAGAAGATATTGCAAAATCTCTTCAGGAAATTATTGTAAATGTTTTGTATGATAAAATATTGACGGCTATAAAGGAAAAGGATGTGAAAACGATACTTGTTGCAGGTGGCGTTTCTGCCAACAGACGGCTTCGTGAGAAATTTTCAGAATTTAAAAATATTAAAACTGACCAAAACGAACAAATCGAAGTTCATTTTCCAAAAATGGAATATTGTACTGATAATGCAGCTATGATAGGAGTTGCAGCCTACTATGACTTAAAAAATAATTCTCAAGTTGAACAGAGGAAACAGTATGATGTGGATGCGATTTCTACTAAAAATTAA
- the glmS gene encoding glutamine--fructose-6-phosphate transaminase (isomerizing), whose product MCGIVGYIGAKNAQEFVIDGLEKLEYRGYDSAGIAVNTGNEKFEIVKKVGKLQNLADELKKNPLSGTVAIGHTRWATHGKPSDENSHPHFNKDKTLVVVHNGIIENYLELKKDLVAKGYEFKSETDTEVVAHLLDELYTGDLLETVKKLSKVIKGAYALGVMSVNEPDRIIAARKESPLIVGLGDGENFIASDIPAILKYTRDVYLIENNEIVEIKKDSVKIMDVEGNEIKRDITHIEWDLEAASKGGYEYFMEKEIFEQPEVLVKTLNSRVDENYNINFDDAGLTKEYLSGINDIYIVACGTAYHAGLAGKHIIEKKTRIRVDVDIASEFRYRNPVIDDKALVIVLSQSGETLDTLEAMKEAKRHGARVVAISNVVGSSIAREADHVIYTWAGPEIAVASTKAYTTQMVILNLMAIDFAYKFGKITKDETVEDIKKLYDVKQSVQKMLEYDEKIKDVADKIKHSESMFYLGRGLDYVIAVEGALKSKEISYIHSEAFASGELKHGTIALITDGVPVVVNVTQSDLFEKSVSNIKEVTSRGAYVIAIAKEGNTVVEEVADEVFYIPNVEDDYAGFPTIVIHQLLAYYLSKLKGNDVDKPRNLAKSVTVE is encoded by the coding sequence ATGTGTGGAATTGTAGGTTACATTGGAGCGAAAAATGCTCAGGAATTTGTTATTGACGGGTTGGAAAAATTAGAGTACAGAGGGTATGATTCAGCTGGGATTGCTGTTAATACTGGAAATGAAAAATTTGAAATTGTGAAAAAAGTTGGGAAATTGCAGAATTTGGCTGATGAGCTGAAAAAAAATCCGCTTTCAGGGACAGTTGCGATAGGGCATACAAGATGGGCAACTCACGGTAAGCCATCTGATGAAAATTCACACCCTCATTTTAACAAGGATAAAACATTAGTTGTTGTTCACAATGGAATCATTGAAAATTATCTGGAATTAAAAAAAGATTTAGTTGCAAAAGGGTATGAGTTTAAGTCAGAAACTGATACCGAAGTTGTGGCACACTTGTTAGATGAGCTTTATACTGGGGACTTGCTTGAAACAGTAAAGAAATTGTCAAAAGTTATAAAAGGTGCCTATGCACTTGGAGTTATGTCTGTGAACGAGCCTGACAGAATTATTGCGGCAAGAAAGGAAAGTCCGCTTATTGTAGGGCTTGGAGATGGAGAAAACTTTATTGCGTCAGATATTCCTGCAATCTTAAAATATACTAGGGATGTATATTTGATTGAAAATAATGAAATTGTGGAAATAAAAAAAGATTCTGTAAAAATTATGGATGTAGAAGGAAACGAGATAAAAAGAGACATAACTCATATTGAGTGGGATTTGGAAGCTGCTTCTAAAGGCGGATACGAATATTTTATGGAAAAAGAGATTTTTGAACAGCCAGAAGTACTTGTAAAAACTTTGAACAGCAGAGTTGATGAAAATTATAACATTAATTTTGATGATGCGGGGCTTACAAAGGAATATTTGAGTGGAATCAATGATATTTATATTGTAGCTTGTGGAACCGCTTATCATGCTGGGCTTGCTGGAAAGCATATTATTGAGAAAAAAACAAGAATACGTGTAGATGTTGACATTGCGTCAGAATTTAGATATAGAAATCCTGTAATTGATGACAAGGCGTTAGTTATTGTTTTAAGTCAGTCTGGAGAAACTTTAGATACGCTTGAGGCTATGAAAGAGGCGAAAAGACACGGGGCAAGAGTTGTTGCAATTTCAAATGTAGTTGGTTCTTCAATAGCAAGGGAAGCGGACCACGTTATTTATACTTGGGCAGGACCTGAAATTGCCGTTGCTTCTACAAAGGCGTACACAACTCAAATGGTAATTTTAAATTTAATGGCAATAGATTTTGCATATAAATTTGGAAAAATTACAAAAGATGAAACAGTTGAAGATATTAAGAAATTGTATGATGTAAAACAAAGCGTTCAGAAAATGCTGGAATACGATGAAAAAATAAAAGATGTTGCAGATAAGATTAAACATAGCGAAAGTATGTTCTATCTTGGACGTGGACTTGATTATGTAATCGCTGTGGAAGGTGCGTTAAAATCTAAGGAAATTTCATATATTCATTCAGAAGCCTTTGCTTCAGGAGAATTGAAACATGGTACAATTGCACTTATTACAGATGGAGTGCCAGTTGTTGTAAACGTTACACAGTCTGACTTATTTGAAAAATCAGTATCAAATATAAAAGAGGTTACTTCAAGAGGAGCTTATGTTATCGCAATAGCAAAAGAAGGAAATACAGTTGTGGAAGAAGTTGCTGACGAAGTATTCTATATTCCAAATGTGGAAGATGATTACGCAGGATTCCCTACAATCGTAATTCATCAGTTATTGGCATATTATTTATCAAAATTAAAAGGAAACGATGTTGATAAGCCAAGAAACTTGGCAAAATCAGTAACTGTAGAATAA
- a CDS encoding UDP-N-acetylmuramoyl-L-alanyl-D-glutamate--2,6-diaminopimelate ligase, whose amino-acid sequence MYKIFKDIEYKVLKDGKKFEIKGIEYDSRKIEESFVFVAMAGSAVDGHDFIQKAIDNGAKMIVCEKDMNVKEYKNAADVTFVLVEDIRKKLGIIASNYYDYPQNKIKIIGITGTNGKTTSSFILENILEKTARIGTTGNRILDEEFQTVNTTPESLELIKLIDKSVKKGADYFIMEVSSHALEIGRVDMLQFDSAIFTNLTQDHLDFHKTMENYFNAKKKLFSMLRNDKNQGVGVINIDDEYGAKIYSEKKDNNYISISVRNENADIWGDILNYTNNGMKIKINLENYLEKNKYNLKNSDGEYKFEINLIGEYNLYNVLGCVASALSLGIEMSVIVEKLKKMPVVPGRFETIKNDLEARIVVDFAHTDDGLLNIGKTLKQITDGCVITIFGAGGDRDHEKRPKMAKAAAKFSDYIILTSDNPRTENPVKILADIEKGLIKEKYPFDKYVIIADRERAIKHGMSLLQKGDSLLIAGKGHETYQIIGTEKTHFDDKEVVKNILKL is encoded by the coding sequence ATGTATAAAATCTTTAAAGACATAGAGTATAAAGTACTCAAGGATGGAAAAAAATTTGAAATAAAAGGGATTGAGTATGATTCACGAAAAATTGAAGAGAGTTTTGTGTTTGTGGCAATGGCGGGAAGTGCTGTGGATGGGCATGATTTTATTCAGAAAGCAATTGACAATGGAGCAAAAATGATTGTTTGTGAAAAAGATATGAATGTGAAGGAATATAAAAATGCTGCTGATGTAACTTTTGTTTTAGTAGAAGATATACGAAAAAAATTAGGAATAATTGCTTCCAATTATTATGATTATCCGCAAAATAAGATAAAAATTATTGGAATTACAGGGACAAACGGAAAAACTACCTCAAGTTTTATTTTAGAAAACATTTTGGAAAAAACAGCTAGAATAGGAACAACTGGAAATCGTATTTTAGATGAAGAATTTCAGACAGTAAATACGACTCCTGAATCGCTGGAATTAATAAAATTAATTGACAAAAGCGTAAAAAAAGGTGCAGATTACTTTATAATGGAAGTTAGCTCACATGCTTTAGAAATTGGTCGTGTGGATATGCTGCAATTTGATTCTGCCATATTTACAAATTTGACTCAAGATCATCTAGATTTTCATAAAACAATGGAAAATTATTTTAATGCCAAGAAAAAATTATTTTCAATGTTAAGAAATGATAAAAATCAGGGTGTAGGTGTAATTAATATTGACGATGAATATGGAGCAAAAATTTATTCTGAAAAAAAAGATAATAACTATATTTCAATAAGCGTGAGAAATGAAAATGCTGATATTTGGGGTGATATTTTAAATTATACAAATAATGGAATGAAAATAAAAATAAATTTGGAAAATTATTTAGAAAAAAATAAATATAACTTAAAAAATTCGGATGGAGAATATAAATTTGAGATAAATTTAATTGGAGAATACAACTTGTATAATGTTTTAGGCTGTGTTGCTTCTGCATTATCACTTGGAATTGAAATGAGTGTTATTGTAGAAAAATTGAAAAAAATGCCTGTTGTGCCAGGCAGATTTGAAACAATAAAAAATGATCTGGAAGCAAGGATTGTAGTAGATTTTGCTCATACAGATGACGGACTTTTAAATATTGGAAAAACTTTAAAGCAAATTACAGATGGTTGTGTAATAACAATATTTGGTGCAGGTGGAGACAGAGACCACGAAAAGCGTCCAAAAATGGCAAAAGCGGCTGCAAAATTCAGTGATTACATAATTCTAACCTCAGACAATCCCCGTACAGAAAATCCAGTAAAAATTTTAGCAGACATAGAAAAAGGGCTTATTAAAGAAAAATATCCGTTCGATAAATATGTAATCATCGCTGACAGGGAAAGAGCAATAAAACACGGAATGAGCTTACTACAAAAAGGCGACAGTTTGTTAATCGCAGGAAAAGGACACGAAACTTATCAGATAATTGGAACTGAAAAGACACATTTTGATGACAAAGAAGTTGTAAAAAATATTTTAAAATTATAA